A segment of the Deltaproteobacteria bacterium genome:
GTGCCGGACGTGTACATGATGTAGAGCAGGTCGTCGTCGCAGGCCGTGACCTCGGGCGAGCTCGCCTGCGCCGCGCCCTGCAGCGCGTCGTAGTCCTTCGCGAAGCCCGCGCGAGACTCCGCGCCGCCCACGTGCACCCAGTGCAACACGTCCGTCCCCGCGCCGCGCAGCTCGAGCTCGCCGACGGTCTTGCCGAACTCGCCACCGTAGATCACCACGGTCGCGCCGGCGTCCTTCAGGATGAACTGCAGCTCGTCCGCGACCAGGCGCCAGTTCAGCGGCACGCAGACCGCGCCGATCTTGGCGATCGCGAAGAAGCTCTCCATGAACTCGGGGCTGTTCATCAGCAGCAGCGCCACACGGTCGCCCTTTCGCACGCCGAGCTCGCGCGCGAGGAAGTTCGCGGTGCGGTTCGCGCGCGCGTCGAGCTCCGCGAAGCTGAAGCGCCTTCCCGAGTGCGTGTCGATGAACGCCTCGAGGCCCGGGTTCAGGTGCGCGCGCTTGGCGAGAAACAGTCCGAGGTTGTTCTTCAAGAAGACTCTCCTCCGTGGACGGACATTCTGGCACACTCGAGCCATGAAGAAGCTCAGAAAGGGCGTGCGCCAGCTCGTGGACGAGGCCAACGCCGAGGTCGAGTCGGTGAGCGCGAAGGACGCGATCGCGCTCGCGAAGCGCGACGACGTGTTGATCGTCGATCTGCGCGATCCGCGCGAGCGCGAAGCCGACGGCTTCATTCCCGGCTCGTTTCACGCGCCGCGCGGAATGCTCGAGTTCTGGGTCGACCCCGAGAGCCCCTACTACAAGGACGTGTTCGGCAGCGGCAAGCGCTTCGTGCTGCACTGCGCGAGCGGCTGGCGCTCGGCGCTCGCCGCCAAGGCCGTGCAGGACATGGGGCTCGAGGGCGTGTCGCACATCGCCACCGGCTTCAAGGGCTGGGTCGAGGCGGGCGGGCCGGTCGAGGGCGGGTCGAAGGGCTAGACGCGCCGGCGCGTCGCGCAGCAAAGATCTTTCCCCCCGCGCGGCGCCTCGCGGGTTAGCATGGCGCTCGGTCCTCGCGGGCCTCGGAAGGGGAAGGGAAATGCGTAGTGGGACTTCCTTGCTCGTGCGGCTCGCGCTGGCCCTGGGCTCGATTCTCGTTTCGGGACCCGCGTTTGCGCAGGGCAACTACACGCTGTTCGAGAGCGGGCCGGTGCGACCGATCGCGCGCTCGGCGGACGGCAGCAAGCTCTTCGTGTGCAACATCCCCGACGGCCGGCTCGAGATCTTCGACGTCTCGGCGGCGGGGCTCTCGCATTCGGGCTCGGTGCCGGTCGGCGTCGATCCGGTCGCGGTCGCCGAGAGCCCGAGCGGCCAGGTCTGGGTGGTGAACCACCTATCGGACAGCGTCTCGATCGTCGACGTCGCGACGCAGCGGGTCGTGCGCACGCTGCACGTCGGCGACGAGCCGCGCGACATCGTCTTCGCGGGTGCGGGGCGCAATCGCGCCTTCATCAGCGCCGCGCACCGCGGGCAGAACCGCCCCGGAGATCCGCAGCTTCTCACGCCGAGCGTCGGGCGCGCGGACGTCTGGGTCTTCGACGCGACGAACCTCGGCGCAAGCGCAGGCGGAGACGAGATCGCGATCCTCTCCGCGTTCGGCGACACGCCGCGCGCGCTCGCGACGAGCCCCGACGGCCTGACCGTCTACCTGGCGGTCTTCCACTCCGGCAACAAGACCACCACCGTGAGCGAGGGGGTGCTGCCGACGCCGGCGCCGCTTCCAACGGTGAGCGGCCTGCCGGCTCCGCAGGTCGGCGTGATGCTGCAGCAGGTCGGCCCGACGACCTGGCGCGACGTGAACGGCAGCGACCACAACGGCCTGGTCCGCTTCAGCCTGCCCGACCAGGACGTGTTCAGCATCGACGCGGACGCGACGCTTCTAGACGCGAGCGCGATCACGGGCAGCGTCTCGTCGGTGGGCACGATCCTGTTCAACATGGTCGTGCACCCCGTGAACGGGACGATCTACGTCTCGAACACCGACGCGAACAACATGGATCGCTTCGAGGGCTCCGGCGCGACCAGCCTGCGCGGCGAGCTGCACCGCGCGCAGATCTCGCTGATCAGCGGCGGCGTCGCGCAGCCGCGGCGTCTGAACCCGCACATCGTCTACACCAACCTCACGCCCGCGCAGGACGTGAACGACCGAAGCCTGGCGATGCCGACGGACATGGCGATCACGAGCGACGGCTCGACGCTCTACGTCGCGGCGTTCGGCTCGCGCAAGATCGGCATCGTCGACACGGCCGCGCTGGCGCTCGCGCCTGGCTCGCCCGGCGCGTTCGCGCCCGACACGGACGATCACGTCGAGCTCTCGGCCGGCGGGCCCGGCGGCGTTGCGCTCGACGAGCCGCGCGGCCGGCTCTACGTGCTGACCCGCTTCGACAACGCGATCTCGATCGTCGACACGGCCGCGCGTGCCGAGATCGCGCACCTGCCGCTCCACAGCCCCGAGGAGGAGAGCATCACCGTCGGCCGCGAGATCTTCTACGACGCGCGCTTCTCGTCCTCGAATGGCGAGGCGGCCTGCGCGAGCTGTCACGTCTTCGGCGACTTCGACAGCCTGGCCTGGGATCTCGGCGATCCGGCGGGCTCGGTCGTGCTGAACAACAACCCGTTCGTGAAGCTCAATCCGCCGCTGCAGAGCTTCGGCCTGACCGGACCGACTCTGAACTTCCTGCAGCCCGGCAGCGTCGTGCCGGGCAACCTCGACTTCCACCCGCTGAAGGGCCCGATGACCACGCAGACGCTGCGCGGGATGGACCACGGCGGGCCGATGCACTGGCGCGGCGACCGCTCCGGCGGCACCGCGCAGAACCCGTGGGCCTACGACGGGACCCCGGGCGCGCTGGACGAGCGGCTAGCGTTCCAGGCCTTCAATCCCGCATTCGTCGGGCTGCTCGGGCGGCAGAGCACGATCCCGGCCGGCGACATGATCGCGTTCACGGACTTCATCCTGCAGGTGCAGCTGCCTCCCAACCCGATCCGCAATCTCGACCGCTCGCTCACGGCCGACCAGCAGGCCGGGCTGAACTTCTACGTGGGCCCGATCTCGGACACGCTCAAGACCTGCGAGGGCTGCCATACGCTGAACCAGGCGTCGGGGTTCTTCGGCAGCGCGGGGCTCTCGACCTTCGAGGCCGAGACGCAGCACTTCAAGGTCGCACACCTGCGCAACGCGTATCAGAAGGTCGGCATGTTCGGGCAGGTGAATAGCGGCGCGGATCCGAACGCGCCTCAGGTCCGCGGCTTCGGCTACCTGCACGACGGCTCGGTCGCGACGGTGCTCTCGTTCCTGCAGTCGCCGGTGTTCCAGTTTCCCGGCGGCGACGCGCAGCGCACGCAGGTCGCCCAGCTGACCCTCGCGTTCGACACCGATCTCGCGCCCGTGGTCGGCCAGCAGGTCACGGCGACGGATGCGAACTACCAGGCCGTGGAGCTCTCGAATCGCATCGCGCTCCTGATCGCGCGCGCCGGCGCGAGCTACGCCGATCCGGATCGCCCCGGGAACAAGGAATGCGACCTGATCGTGAAGGGTCGGATCGCCGGACAGCCGCGCGGCTGGTGGATGAGCAGCCCGAGC
Coding sequences within it:
- a CDS encoding rhodanese-like domain-containing protein, which produces MKKLRKGVRQLVDEANAEVESVSAKDAIALAKRDDVLIVDLRDPREREADGFIPGSFHAPRGMLEFWVDPESPYYKDVFGSGKRFVLHCASGWRSALAAKAVQDMGLEGVSHIATGFKGWVEAGGPVEGGSKG